GGGTGCGTTATCGCAATACCCACACCGTGGCGGCCGGAATACAGTTCATCCCCAATCCCGGCGACGTGCGCAAGGTGATGAACAGGTGGTCGTACCGGCTGGGGGCACGGTATGACCAATATTATATGGTTATCGGGGGGCACAACATAGACGAGGCGGCGGTGACGTTCGGCGTCGGAATTCCGTTGGGTACCCGCGGCGTGAACAATGTCAATGTAGGGTTCGAGTTCGGTACGCGCGGACGCGCGGTGGCAGGCCTGGTGCGGGAGAACTATTTCAAGGTCTCGGTAGGGCTCAGCCTGTTCGGCGACGACTATTGGTTCGTGAAGTACAAATACGACTAAATCGGATTTAAATAAAAAAACGGGAACATTATGAATTCGTTGAAATTAAAGCTATTTATCGTTGCCGCCGCAGTGCTGGGCGGCAGTCAGGCTTTTGCCCAGAACGTGCAGCTTGGACCGGAATGGGGCGAGGATGCGACGCAGGAGCAGCGCTTCGAAAACGCCAAGACCTTCAACTATTACCGGGATGCCTACAATGTCCAGAATTACGACAAGGCACTCTCCTATCTGCCCGAACTGCTTGAGAATTCTCCCCGCGGCGCACAGAATATCTATGTGTATGCCATCAATATCTATAAGAATAAGATACAGCGCAGCATGGATGTGAAGCAGCGTCAGGTGTATGTCGATTCGCTGCTGACGCTGTACGACATGCGCATCCAGTATTTCGGCGACAACGCCAAGTACGGCCGTCCCTACATACTCGTTCAGAAGGCAAAGGATTATCTCAGTTTCATGCCGATGGACCGCGACGGCGTGCGCGAGGTCTTCGTGGAGGCGATAGAGGCCAATGCCGACGACCCGGACGTGGACTTCATCAATATCTATTTCAATGAACTGACCACGGACTACAAGAACGACCTGGTCGAGACGGATTATTATCTGGAGCAGTACGAGTGGCTCGCTTCCCTGCTGGACAAGGTGACCGCTCCGGAGGCCGACAGCGCCAAGGAGACGTTCGATACGCTCTTCGTATCGAGCGATGCCGCCGGCTGCGACAACATCGAACAGATTTTCAAGGCCCGTGTAGAGGCCAATCCGACAGACGTTACCACGTTGGGCAAAGCCTTTACGCTGCTTATGCGCAGCGAGTGCCATACGGCATTCCTGACCGAAGTGGGCGAAATGTACTATAATGCCGACCCGACGGCTGCGACTGCCAAACTCGTTGCTTCGGCCTTCGTGAAGGTGGGGGACAACGCAAAGGCGGTGAGCTTCCTGAAAGCCGCTTTCGACAAGGAGACCGACCCGCTGAACAAAGCGACGCTCGCGGTGGAGATAGCGGCGACCGAATTGGTGCTCAAGAATGCTTCCGTGGCTGCCAATTATGCCAGTCAGGCCCGTCAGCTCGACCCGTCGAACGGTTATGCTGCCATCATGCTCGCACAGGCGTATGCTGAAGGTGCGACCGCCTGTGAGGGATTCGACCGTCAGACCGTTTATTGGCTGGCTTACGACATACTCGCTTCCGCCCGTTCGCTGTTCGAGAACGGTTCGCCGGAGCAGCAGCAGATAGACCAGACCATGAGTATGTTCCGCCGTTCGTTCCCGTCGAACGACGAGCTCTTCTTCCGCGGCCTGACGACTGCGGGGGCGGCATACGACGTGAAGTGCGGTTGGATTACGGGACGTACCACGGTCAAGATGGTTGAGTAAAAAGGGTGAAAACGAATTGCGGCGTCCCGTATTACGGGACGCCGCATAATTGATTATGGGCTTTTGGAGTACGTTTGCAAGGTGTGGGACGGTATTTCTCATTGCGGGAAGTGCTCTCTTGTCATTGTCGTGCAAAAAGGAGAAGGCGCGCGGAAATGTCAATCCGGAAACCCTGATTACCATGCAGAGTGAGGACCTCAGCATGACCGTGAGCAAAAACGGTCTGAAGTCCTACCATTTTACCACGCCGCTGATGCAGCAGTACGGCCTGGCGGCCGAACCCTATACGAAATATCCCGATGGGGTTTTCGTGCAGACCTTTCAGGATTCCACGGAGGTGGTCGAGTCTACGCTCCGTGCCGACGAGGCCATCAATTACGAGAAGCGCGACCTGTGGATGGCGAGCGGGCATGTGGTCGCTTCGGGTTCCGGCAATACGCTCTATACGGAGCAGTTGTTCTGGGATGCCAAGACCGACAGGGTCTATTCGAATGTACGGGTGAAGGTCGTCGATAAGGACGGAGAGCATTACGGGGAGGGTTTCGAGTCGGACAAGGACTTGAAATCATGGATGTTCCGTGATTATGAGGGGACGATAGCCGTGGAGACTGCCCCCAATGAAGAGTATGACGGTGCGGCAGGCGGCCCGTCGGACGCCTCTGCCGGAGAACAGACGGTTCCCTCCGGCGGCAGGAGCGGCGGGAACGGTTATGTTCCGAGCCGGCGGCAGGTGTTGTCTCCGGGGTGGAATCCGACCCAGGGAGGAGGAACACTGCGTCCGGTACCCGCTCTCGAAGAGGGCGACCCCGGTACGGAGAATGTCTTCCGGCCCGAATCCGGGGAGGAGGACGAACGTGCGGAGTAAATGGGCTCGGTAATTGTCATAGCGGTGGTCTCGTTGCTGTTGTCGGCGTTCTTCTCCGGCATGGAGATAGCGTTCACCAGTTCCAACAAGCTCAAACTCGAGATAGACCGCAAACAGGACGGTCTGTTCGGCAGGATAGCCGACGTGTTCATCAACAACCCCGGTCAGTATATCACCACCATGCTGGTGGGGAACAACATCGTGTTGGTGCTCTATTCGCTCAACATGACGGTTATCATTCATGCACTGGCCGATATGTGGGGGCTGCGGCTCGGTACGGGAACCTGGTCGGTACTGCTCGAATCGCTGATATCCACCGTCATCATCATCTTCGTCGGGGAGTTCACTCCGAAGGCTATCGTCAAGTTGCGGCCCAATGCCTACCTCAGGGCTTTCTCCGTGCCGCTCTATTTCTTTTATATCGTGCTCTATCCGATTGCGAAGTTCGCTACCTGGCTGTCGTTCGGTCTGCTGCGCCTGTTCGGTATCCGAGTCAAGGACAGCGACGGCATCAAAAGTTTCGAAAAGGTGGACCTGGAGAATCTGCTGGAGGAGAATACCGAGACGCAGTCGGAACAGGAGAACGAAATCAGAATCTTTCAAAATGCCCTCGATTTTTCGGATATCCTTGTCCGGGACTGCATGGTGCCGCGCGTGGATGTGGAAGCGGTCGATGTGGAGAGTTCCATCGGCGAGATATACGGCCGGTTCATCGAGAGTCAATATTCCCGTATCTTCGTATGGGACGGTTCGATAGACAACATAGTCGGTTATGTGAATATCAAGAGTCTTTTCCGGAATCCCGCCAGTATCCGGGATATTATGATAGGCGTTCGTTACGTGCCGGAGACCATGCCTGCGGAGCGGCTGCTCGAAGAGTTCACCAAGAACAAGATATCGGTGGCGGTCGTTATCGACGAGTTCGGAGGAACGGCGGGCATCATCTCTTTGGAGGATGTGCTTGAGGAGATATTCGGCGAAATAGACGACGAACACGATACGTCCGACATGGTGGAGAGACAGGTGGCCGAGAACGAATATGTCTTTTCCAGTCGTCTGGAGGTAAAATATCTCAATGAGAAATACGGCCTCGGAATAGAGGAGTCCGACGAGTACGAAACGCTTGCGGGGTATATCATTTCCAATGAGAACGGGATTCCTCCGACCGGAGCGGAGGTCAGCATCGGCAACAAATTGATTCGGATACTCAAATCTTCCTCTTCCCGTATCGAACTCGTGAAGGTCAGGCTTTTGTAGGGCGGTGCCCTGCCTGCGGCGCCCTTTTGGGCCGCTGTCCGGAAAATTTCGTTTTCGGACAGGGTGTTGTACGGGGAAAATTATTATCTTTGAAGCCGTTTTAGTCTGGATATGTGTGCCGCGGGTCCGGTACGGGACTTCCGGAACGGAGGAGGGCGCGGGACGACGGGGCGAAACGGCTCCGGTACGTTTCCGGACGCAGCGAAGGATAATTGAATAAACAACATAGAGTATGGCAAGTCTTAACACTTTAAGAACCAAAGGAGGCGTGATAGTGACCATCGTGATTTTCGTGGCGCTTCTCGCATTCCTTATCGGCGACGTATTCACCTCCGGCAGCAGCCTGATGAATTCCCGCAAGATGCGTGTGGGCGAAATCAACGGCAAGAACATCGGTTATGTCGATTTCCTGAACGAGGCCGATTACATGGGTTCCATATACAAGATGATGTGGGGCCGCGACGCTTTCTCCGCTCAGGAGCAGGAGATGGTCTATAACCTCGCATGGGAGCAGCTTATCATGGATAATTCGCTCAAACCTGGATTCGACAGGATGGGGATGACGGTTTCGGAGGCGGAACAGTTGGACATGCTCGACGGTGTTTATCTGTCGCCGGTCGTAACCTCTACCTTTGTCAATCCTTCGACGGGGCTGTTCGACCCGCAGTTCATGAAATCCTTCATGAGCAGCGTGACCGGAAGCGATGGTTCGTATGCCATCTGGGCTTTTCTGCGCAATCAGATGCAGCAGGAACGGGTAATGAGCAAGTACCTTGCTCTGGTCGAGGGCGGTTTCTATGCCAACGCGCTGGAGGTGGCTCACGGAGTGAGGGTTTCCAACCATACCTATGCGGCCGACGTCATCGGCAAGGATTACTATACCGTACCCGATTCGTTGGTGAACGTTACCCAGACCGATATCAAAAAGTATTATGACGACCACAAGGAGGCTTTCAAACAGGGTGCTTCGCGCAATATAGAGTATGTGGTGTTCGACGTGATGCCTTCCGATGAGGATTATGCGGAGGCGAAACGCATGGTGGACGACATTGCCGCGGAGTTCGCGGGCAGCGACGCCCCGATGCAGTACGCTACGCTCAATTCCCAGACCAAGCCCGATGCCAATTATTACGGAGAGGACGAACTCTCTGCCGAGTTGGCTGCGCTCGCTTTCGGAAACGGCGGCGAGACGATGAGCGGTCCCACCCTGAACGGCGACGAATATACGGTTTCGCGGGTAGCCGATGTACGCATGATGCCCGACACCCTCGGAGCCAAACATATCCTGCTTCAGAAAGGGCAGGAGAAACTGGCCGACAGCCTCGTTGCCGCCATCCGTTCCGGGGCCGATTTCGCTGCTCTGGCCCTTGACAATTCGTTCGACAGGTCGGTGTTCCAGAATTCGGGCGACCTCGGCAGGTTCACGCCCGCACAGGTACCCGCCGAGTTTACCGATGCCGCCCTTGCGGCCAACGTAGGGGACGTGTACGTCGTGGAGAGCCCTGCCGGACTGCAGGTGGTACAGCTCACCTACAAGAGCCGTCCGGTGCGGAAGGCCCAGATAGCTACCGTGACATATAAGGTGGACCCGAGTGCCGCGACTATCCAGACCGCATACCAGAAAGCCAGCGGTTTCGTTACCGCGGCGGGCGGTACGATGGAGGGCTTCAACCAGGCCGTGAACGATGCCGCACTCTCGAAAAGAACGGTGCGCATCCGCAATACGGACCGTACCATCAGCGGGCTGGAGAACTCGAAGGAGATAGTACGCTGGGCTTTCAACGGAAAGGCGGGCGATATCTCGCAGATTATGGACATAGACGGCGACTATTATGTAGCGGCTCTCGTGGATGTGAAGGAAGAGGGATATGCTCCGCTCGCACAGGTGTCCGCTCAGATAACCAAGACGCTTCTCAACAGGGAGAAGGCCCGTATCATAGAGAAAGAGATGGCAGGCGGTACGCTCGAAGAGGCTGCACGGGCGGCGGATGTGGAGGTCGAGTCCGTGAGCGGTGTCAAATGGAGCGCATTCTATATTCCCGAGGTGGGGGTTGAGCCGCAGCTTATCGGAGCGGTTTCGGCGGTTCCGGCCGGAGAACTTTCGCTGCCGGTAGAGGGGGTAAGCGGCGTATATCGGTTCGTCGTGACCGATGTGCAGACCTCCGGCGAGGCAACCGACGAGAGCGAACGGGTACGTCTCAATACCAATGCGCTGAATTATGTCGGCGAACGTACGATGCAGGCGTTGACGGAAGAGAGCGATGTGACCGATATGCGGGTGCGCTTCTTCTGAGGGACAGGCTTTACAGGATAGCATGACACGATAACGAGACAGGTTAATCATTGCAAGGCCGCCCGCTAACGGGGCGGCCTTCGGTTTAATAGGGAAAGGAGTTTAGATATGACATTGGAACAGCGCGTTAATGACGATATCAAGCAGGCGATGCTTGCGAAACAGCCGGAGCGGCTCGCTGCACTTCGGGCCGTGAAGGCGGCTATCCTGCTGGAGAAGACCTCGGGGACGGCCCACGAACTGACGGATGCCGATGTGGTGAAGCTCATGCAGAAACTCGTGAAGCAGCGGCGGGAGTCTGCGGAGCTCTATACCTCAGCCGGACGTGCCGAGCTTGCAGCAAACGAGCTTGCCGAAGCGGGCATTATCGAGGAGTATCTTCCGAAACAGTTATCCGCCGCGGAGTTGGAGGCGGCGCTCCGCGATATCATTGCCCAGACGGGAGCCGTATCGCCTGCCGACATGGGGAAAGTGATGGGAGTGGCGACCAAGAAGCTGGCCGGCCTGGCGGATGGCAGGGCGATATCCGAGGCTGTCAGGAGGCTGCTGAACTGAGGCCTGGCTGCGGGCGGTATCGGTTACCGTCTTTTCGGCGGAGATGTTCCGGGTGGCGGCAGCCGTAGGGCGGTCGTCGGGGACGACCTTGTGTGGAGAGAGAAAGAACGGCTGTAAAACGGGGCGAACGGTACCGGGTGCTGCGGATGCCGGAAAGGGCGGATGTGATATCATTGCGAATGGCTGCGTTATTATTTGCGGAGGCGCATTCGGTTATTTACGGCAGCAAGCGCCTTTCATTCCGTGTCTTGATGTTTTGCAGCTTCGTGTTTCCATAGACTGGAAGAGGCCGTATCGGATTGAACTGTATCCTTTGTTCGAGCCGACACGGCCTTTTCGTTATATGGAGGTTGTGGGTGGGAAAGTATTTTGGGCCCGGACTGTCATTTTTGGATGCCTGATATACATTGGCCGCATCCGTGCGGTCGCATTCCTTTCCGGCGGAACCGTTTTCCGGTCGGGTGGTTACATTTCGTCGAGTGCGAAATCCACCGCCCGGTTGAGCTGTCGGTTGAAGGGCGCGGTGGTGGCGAAACTCGCTGTCACCCTTGCGAGCAGGGCGGGGGAGAGCAGGAAGGCTTCGCTGACTGGCCTCTCCAGACAGAAATCTTTCAGCCGGAGGTACTCGGCATAGGGGGAGTCTGTCGGAAAACCGGCCGGTACCCGTTTGAGTGCATTCTCCCGGTTGAGCGAGAAGTCCTGTGCCTGTCCGATATTGCGGACGAACTCTTCGCCGTTGAACAGAATCTCTTCCCGGACGCTTTTGAGGACGGCCGGTTCGGGCATGTAGAGTCCCGTGACGAGCATGGGACCGCCCGACGGCGTGCCGTCGGAGCGCTCCGGATGTTCCGGTTCGATGTGAAGATAGTAGCCGGAATGTCCCGATTTCTTGCCGCCCGGGGATATGAAGATGCCGATGTGCGATTTGTAGGGCCGTTTGTCGGAACTGAACCGGATGTCGCGGTAGATTCTGTAAGTACACTCTTTCGGAGTGAGGTCGCCGACCGTGCTGTCGAACGAGGCGATACCCGCTATCAGCCGTGCGGCGAACTCTTCCGTCGCGGCTTTTACCCGGAGGTATTCCGTCCTGTGTGTTTCGAACCACTCCCGGTCGTTGTGTTCCTGCAGTTCGCGCAGGAAATCCAGAATTCTTTTCATATGTCGTAGGCCGTCCCGTTTTTTCTCCGGAGAAAAACGATTCCCTGCAGAGCCGAAACTGCCCGACACAAAGATGCCAAAAAATTCCCGTTCAGGGAAACGGTCGGGGGCGTTCTCGGCTTCTTGCCGCAGGAAGAGTACGGTACGTCAAAAAAATTGAAACTTCGTTGCTTTCTTCGTACCTTTGCGGATGGATAACATAAATAACCGGTAGTATGGCACTGTTCAACATATTCAAGAAGAAAAAGGAGGAGGCCGGGCCCGAGGAGCAGGTTTCCCGGCAGCAGGAGCTAAACGAGGGACTGAAAAAGACCAAAGAGGGAATTTTCGGCAAGCTCGCCCGTGCCGTGGCCGGCAGGTCTCAGGTGGACGAGGCGATGCTCGACGACTTGGAGGAGGTGCTCATCACCTCCGATGTGGGGGTAGATACCACCGTGAAGATAATCCGCAACATCGAGGCCCGCGTGGCGCGCGACAAATATATGAATTCCGGAGAGCTCAAGTCCATTCTTCGCGAGGAGATAAGTGCTCTGCTGCAGCAGAGTGACAGCCGCCGCGACAGCTTCGGACTGGACGTGAAGGAGGGTGCTCCCTATGTCGTGATGGTGGTAGGGGTGAACGGTGTCGGCAAGACCACTACGATAGGCAAGCTGGCAGCCCAGCTCGTGCGTGCGGGCAAGAAGGTCTATATCGGTGCGGCGGATACGTTCCGGGCGGCCGCCATCGACCAGCTTCAGGTATGGGCCGACCGGGCGGGGGCGACGATGATAAAACAGGAGATGGGGGCGGACCCCGCTTCCGTGGCTTTCGATACGCTCAAGTCGGCCGTTGCCAACGGGGCGGATGTCGTATTGATAGATACGGCCGGCCGGCTGCACAACAAGGTCGGTCTGATGAATGAACTGACGAAGATACGCAACGTGATGGCCAAGGTTATCCCCGATGCTCCGCACGAGGTGATGCTCGTGCTGGACGGCAGTACGGGGCAGAATGCCTTCGAGCAGGCGCGGCAGTTCACCGATGCTACGCAGGTCACCTCCCTCGCCGTCACGAAGCTCGACGGTACGGCCAAGGGGGGTGTCATCATCGGCATCAGCGACCAGTTCAGGATTCCGGTGCGCTACATCGGTATCGGGGAGGGTATCGACCAGTTGAAGATTTTCGACCGGCAGGAGTTCGTGAACGCCCTGTTCGGCGAATAGAGGAGAGAAGGAGATTTGTCGTTCCGCCTGTCGGCCGAAAGGGCGGGCCGTGGTTGGCCGACGGTAGCCGCGGAGGAACGTTTCGGATATCCGGAATCAGGATTGGATGATGGGAAAAGTAAAGGGAAAAAAGATAAATGTCGTTACGCTCGGCTGTTCCAAAAACGTGGTGGACTCCGAGCATGTTATGGCGCAGTTGGCTGCAGCGGGATATGACGTGGTGTTCGATTCCAACGGGACGGAGGCACGGACGGTGGTGGTCAATACATGCGGGTTCATAGGCGATGCCAAGGAGGAGTCCATCAATACCATTCTCGGTTTCGTGAGGGCCAAGGAGGAGGGAGCGATTGACCGGCTCTTCGTGATAGGCTGCCTGAGCGAGCGGTATGCCGAGGAGCTGCGGCGCGAGATTCCCGAAGTGGACGCCTATTTCGGAGCACGCGACTTTTCCGGCGTAGTGCGGGCCTTGACCGGCAGCGAAGGGGGCGCGCCTGCGACGGAACGGATGCTGACGACGCCAGGACACTACGCCTACCTGAAAATTTCGGAAGGGTGCAATTGGCGGTGTGCCTATTGTGCCATTCCTCTTATCCGCGGACCCCATGTATCCGTTCCGGAGGAGCAGGTGCTTGAAGAGGCCGGGAGATTGGTGCGCCGCGGGGTAAAGGAGCTGATAGTGGTGGCGCAGGATACCACCTACTACGGTGTGGACCTTTACGGAGAACGCCGTCTGGGCCGTTTATTGCGTCGTTTGGCCGCCATACCCGGCGTAGAGTGGGTAAGACTTCACTATACCTATCCGACCGGTTTCCCCGACGATGTGCTTGCCGCCATGCGGGAGGAGCCGAAGATATGCCGTTACATTGATATACCGCTCCAGCATATCGCAGACCGGCAGCTTTCGGCCATGCGGCGCGGCATCACGAAACGGGGTACAGAGGAGCTCATCGCCCGGCTGCGGCGGGAGGTGCCCGGTATTGCTATCCGGACGACGCTGCTCGTGGGATTTCCGGGTGAGAGCGAGGAAGATTTTGCGGAGCTCACGGATTTCGTGGAGCGCCAGCGGTTCGAACGTCTCGGCGTGTTTCCCTATTCGGCCGAGGAGGGAACGCCTTCGGCGGAGATGGCCGACGATGTGCCTGAAGAGGTTAAGCAGGCCCGGGTGGAGCGTATCATGGAGCTGCAGCGCAACATTTCGCACGAGGCGAACGTTGCAAGGATAGGCAGGAAGCTCCGGGTGGTGGTGGACCGCCGGGAAGGCGATTACTATGTGGCCCGTTCGGAATACGATTCGCCGGAGGTAGACCAGGAGATACTGATACCGGTTGCCGAAGGCCGGCTCCTCCCCGGAGAGTTCCGGGTGGTGGTCGTCACGGCATGCGAGGAGTACGACCTTTACGGCAGACTCGCGTGAGGGCTGCAAAATGATTTTGGAGATTGCGAAGATTTGTTTAACTTTGAAGTGCTGTAAACCGTAACGGTTGTTGCCGGATTATCGCCAAATGTTGTAGAAATGGCCAGAAATGCCGTTGTAGAGTCCCTTGCCGGTAAGGTGGGGCGCCTGATGGAGGAGAATGACAGGCTCTTTGCCGAAAACAGGGAGCTCGCACTTCGCAGGGAACGTCTGGCGGCGGAGAACAGGGAACTGAAACAGACCGTGGCGGAGCTTGAAAGGCGCATCGGTGTCCTCGAACTGAAGGAGGGCCTGACGGGCGGAACGGACAGCAAGCGTGCGCAGGCGCGTATCAATCGGCTTATGCGGGAGATTGACCGTTGCATTGCGCTGATGAACAGGTAGGGACAAGGAGCACGTTTTATGCAGAAATTCAATATCAGGTTGAATGTAGCCGGCAAGAGCTACGCACTCGGCATAGAACGCGAAAAGGAAGAGATATTCAGGCGGGCGGAGAAAGAGGTCAATCGCCTGACAGCCGCGGTCGAGTCGCAGTATATGGCCGACCGGGAGGATTACCTCGCAGTAGTGGCGTTACAGCTTGCCGTCAAGGTCGTGGAGCTCGAAGCGAGCCGCAGCCTCGGACGGGACATAGATGAGCTCGATGCGTTGAACCGCAGACTGGACGAACATCTCAACAGGCTCAGGTAGCCGTGTGGTACCGTATTTGCATGTAATAATGCAGGTACGCGGGGTACGCGGGCCTTACACGATACAGACAGGTTCTTTACATAGAAGGAATTATCCCGCATGGATTCCATTTAGCTTTGCGAAACTTAACATTTAAACTATTTGGGGTTTAACTCGAGTTTTCAAAAACAGGCCTTAACCTCTTCGGAGGTGCATCCTCTGCCGCTCGCGGGCGGTACGGTGCCGTTGGACGTTTGCGATTTTTATCGGAGGCCCCATACATGACGATACAGGAGCTTCGTCAAACGAAACTTGGATTCTGTGCGGGTTTTTTTTGTGTCCATATGCGGACGGAAAGTTGATTTGACATAATAATTATTTATTACTCAACCTATTTAAATATATATAATCATGTTAGCAACAATACTTGCCTGCGTTATCAGTGCGGTGGCTGCCATAGGCGTCTACATTCTGGTAACGAACGTCATATTCAAGAAGAGCCTGAAAAAGAAACGGGAGGCTATTCTCAAAGAGGCGGAGGCCGAAGGAGAGGTCATCAAGAAGGAGAAGATACTTCAGGCCAAGGAGAAGTTCATTCAGCTCAAGAGCGACCACGACCGTGCGGTGAATGAGCGCAACCAGAAGCTCAATCAGCGCGAACAGGGTATCAAGCAGCAGGAGAGCAGTCTGGGGCAGCAGCAGCAGGAACTCGAACGCCGGATGCGCGAGAACGACAAGCTCAAAGAGCAGATGGAGAGCCACATTGCCGTGCTGGAACGGCGGAAGGAGGAGGCCGACCGGATGATAAAGGAACAGAATGTCCGGTTGGAGCAGATAAGCGGCATGAGCAGTGAGGAGGCTAAGAATATCCTGATGGAGAATATGCGCTCCGAAGCGAAGACAGCTGCCATGGCCTATATCAACGAGACCGTCGAGGAGGCGAAGATGAGCGCCAACAAGGAGGCGAAACGGATTGTCGTGCAGACCATCCAGCGGGTGGCGACCGAGACGGCGATTGAGAATTCGGTGACGGTGTTCAACATCGAGAGCGACGAGGTGAAAGGGCGTATCATCGGGCGCGAGGGACGCAATATCCGGGCTCTCGAAGCGGCAACCGGAATCGAAATCATCGTGGACGATACCCCGGAAGCGATTATTCTTTCCGGTTTCGACCCGGTACGCAGGGAGATAGCGCGGCTCGCGCTGCACCAGCTCGTTACCGACGGTCGTATTCATCCGGCCCGCATCGAAGAGGTCGTGGCCAAAGTTCAGAAACAGATAGAGGAAGAGATAGTCGAGGTGGGCAAACGGACCACCATCGACCTCGGCATCCATGGCTTGCATCCGGAACTCATTCGCTTGATAGGCAAGATGAAATACCGCTCGTCATACGGACAGAACCTTTTGCAGCACTCCCGCGAAACGGCCAACCTTTGCGGTATCATGGCCGCCGAACTCGGTCTCAATCCGAAGCTCGCCCGGCGGGCCGGTCTGCTGCACGACATTGGCAAGGTGCCCGATGACGAACCGGAACTGCCGCACGCTATCATCGGTATGAAGCTGGCGGAGAAATACAAGGAGAAACCCGAAGTATGCAACGCCATCGGTTCGCACCATGACGAGATGGAGATGACTTCGCTGATAGCTCCGATTGTGCAGGTATGCGATGCCATTTCGGGTGCACGTCCCGGTGCTCGCCGGGAGGTGGTGGAGTCCTATATCAAGCGACTGAAGGAGATGGAGGATATCGCCATGGCCTATCCGGGTGTGATGAAGACCTATGCGATACAGGCCGGCCGCGAATTGCGTGTCATCGTGGGGAGTGAGAAGATTTCCGACCAGGAGGCCGATGCGCTGTCGCATGATATAGCCAAGAAGATACAGGACGAGATGACCTATCCGGGTCAGGTGAAGATAACCGTGATACGCGAAACGCGTTCGGTAAGTTACGCGAAATAGTCATTGCGGCAAGCCCGGTGGGCTGTCATCGAAAATGGGGTGCGGAAAGTTTTTTCCGTGCCCTTTTCGTATGCGGGGTGCATCGGGGCAGGTCGCTGTTGCGATGTGATTCGTGGAGAGGGTATTCCGTGATACTGTCCGCATTTTGGGTGAATGCAGGGAGCGCCGACCGGGTATCGTTCGGGCGGCGTTTTTCTTGTGCTTTTAGAGAATCGGGACGTGCGTGACGGCTACTTGCGGGAGTTGTCGGATATTCTGGATATTTGCTTCCGGCGAGTCGCAGTACGATTGCCGAGTTGAGCTGCCGCCCGAGGGATGCTTTGCATGCTCTCGACGTTCAATGAATCTATTTTTATATATTTGCTTCAGACGAATCGCTTCGTAACCGTGCACCGGCCCTTTGGACCGACATGCACCGTCGTATTTCAGTGAATATAATTTTCCGTATATTTGTAGAAAATGTGAAAACTGCATCGAACCGACTTCCCCGGTGTACGCCGCCTCGTTTCGTGTCATGTCTACT
This genomic interval from Tidjanibacter massiliensis contains the following:
- the rimO gene encoding 30S ribosomal protein S12 methylthiotransferase RimO, producing MMGKVKGKKINVVTLGCSKNVVDSEHVMAQLAAAGYDVVFDSNGTEARTVVVNTCGFIGDAKEESINTILGFVRAKEEGAIDRLFVIGCLSERYAEELRREIPEVDAYFGARDFSGVVRALTGSEGGAPATERMLTTPGHYAYLKISEGCNWRCAYCAIPLIRGPHVSVPEEQVLEEAGRLVRRGVKELIVVAQDTTYYGVDLYGERRLGRLLRRLAAIPGVEWVRLHYTYPTGFPDDVLAAMREEPKICRYIDIPLQHIADRQLSAMRRGITKRGTEELIARLRREVPGIAIRTTLLVGFPGESEEDFAELTDFVERQRFERLGVFPYSAEEGTPSAEMADDVPEEVKQARVERIMELQRNISHEANVARIGRKLRVVVDRREGDYYVARSEYDSPEVDQEILIPVAEGRLLPGEFRVVVVTACEEYDLYGRLA
- a CDS encoding cell division protein ZapA; translated protein: MQKFNIRLNVAGKSYALGIEREKEEIFRRAEKEVNRLTAAVESQYMADREDYLAVVALQLAVKVVELEASRSLGRDIDELDALNRRLDEHLNRLR
- the rny gene encoding ribonuclease Y, producing MLATILACVISAVAAIGVYILVTNVIFKKSLKKKREAILKEAEAEGEVIKKEKILQAKEKFIQLKSDHDRAVNERNQKLNQREQGIKQQESSLGQQQQELERRMRENDKLKEQMESHIAVLERRKEEADRMIKEQNVRLEQISGMSSEEAKNILMENMRSEAKTAAMAYINETVEEAKMSANKEAKRIVVQTIQRVATETAIENSVTVFNIESDEVKGRIIGREGRNIRALEAATGIEIIVDDTPEAIILSGFDPVRREIARLALHQLVTDGRIHPARIEEVVAKVQKQIEEEIVEVGKRTTIDLGIHGLHPELIRLIGKMKYRSSYGQNLLQHSRETANLCGIMAAELGLNPKLARRAGLLHDIGKVPDDEPELPHAIIGMKLAEKYKEKPEVCNAIGSHHDEMEMTSLIAPIVQVCDAISGARPGARREVVESYIKRLKEMEDIAMAYPGVMKTYAIQAGRELRVIVGSEKISDQEADALSHDIAKKIQDEMTYPGQVKITVIRETRSVSYAK